From the Nitrobacter hamburgensis X14 genome, one window contains:
- a CDS encoding citrate/2-methylcitrate synthase, translated as MTRARKSVSGFGRPVLTLADPRNRIVKDVAKRLATEAGSIKMFDIADRVETIMADAIKMFTNLDWFNAARAGYASPRSRHRHETGSVEGEDVPLQ; from the coding sequence GTGACGCGGGCCAGAAAGTCGGTGAGCGGCTTCGGTCGTCCAGTCCTCACTTTGGCCGATCCGCGTAACCGTATCGTCAAGGACGTCGCGAAGCGCCTCGCCACCGAGGCCGGATCGATAAAGATGTTCGACATCGCGGATCGGGTCGAGACGATCATGGCCGATGCCATTAAAATGTTCACCAATCTCGACTGGTTCAATGCAGCGCGGGCAGGGTATGCTTCGCCGCGAAGCCGCCATCGCCACGAAACCGGGAGCGTCGAAGGTGAGGATGTTCCATTGCAATAA